The Balaenoptera musculus isolate JJ_BM4_2016_0621 chromosome 5, mBalMus1.pri.v3, whole genome shotgun sequence region GATTTAATGTAaaaatgaccttttaaaataacagtacagAGAATTGCCAAACACATTCATACCTTTAAATATTAGATAGAATAGTAATATACAggctttgaaaaacaaataaataaataaatacatatgtaagtAAATAGAAGAGCTCTCATAAGAAACAGGCAAAAACATTAGACACAGTCCAGGTGGCCCCAGGAgccatttgtttctcttctttcacttCGATTCCACTAAGGCTGCAGTAGTAGCCAGTAagctctctccccctctctagATCAGTTGGCACTGTCCCTGTGATGAGAAAATGGGTAGTTAGTAGGACCGAAAACGTTGACCTCACAGCCCTGCACCAAGTGGTTGCTACCTAAACCACTGCTGCCCTGTGTGGCAGAAAATGCCAGGCTCTTAGATGCTGTTTAATTAGAAATAAGGAGCCTGTGGTCACAATCTTATTATTATCTTCAAAAAGCCACAACATAATGCCAATATTGGGCTGAAAAAAGTACATGCATGACATCACTTAAGCCTCATAGCAAACTCCAtgaagtagctattattattttccccatgttATTGAGACTTAAAGAGATTAAGTACTTTCCCTGGGGTTATAGGAATATAAAGGGTGGAATCTAGACTCGCATTGGGGTGGAAGGGGTTGGTCTCACTGCAAATTCCCTGCTCTTCACCACTAAGCCTCAGAGGCCCATTTTGTCCAAAACCAAGGGTTCTATTCTCAGGGCTGAAGCCCATGAGAGACTGAGGTAAACAATACCTGTTCCTTAATGGGTAGGAAGCTTTTTCGCATGGTTGGCTAAATTTACTTCATCTTTGAGGAACATACATTTACCCACACTCATGAGAGGCGGATGAGGATGGAAGGCACTAGAAATATCCTTCTGACACCAGAGCAGATTAATGACCTTAACAGCAAATTTAATGGTGAAATTATAATGACTTTCACTCCTGCAGCTAAACCGTGGGTTtctctgataaaaaaaaaaaaaaggaggcagatGCCTGAGTCTAGTCACACGTGTGAATAAAAACCATAACTCACTTGTTTAGCATcttattgatgatttttttaaccatGGGAGCTTCAGGGTTGAGACAAACTTCCTGACCAGTCTTGAGAGTGGCtctgcagagacaagggagaatCCACGTGAGGTCGGGCGGGGGGTCGGGGTGGGAGCGTCGGGACGGCGGGGGTGACAAGCACAGCAACAGCGGCGGCACTTACACGACTTCCGTTTGGCCGCAGTGGGGTCCCGGGGGCGTCACCTCCACGCTCTGGATGTTCTTGAAGTGAATCCCCTGCAAGGTCTGCAGGCACCGGCAGCGCAGTTCGGTGACCACAGGCGCCCCTGCGGGGAGGACAGACTCGGTTAGGGGGCTGTCCCGGGATGGGCACCCACCTGCCCCCGTCCCGCCCTGGGGATGCCGGGCACCGGGTCGCACCTGCTGCGCGCCGGCCGGCGGCCACCAGGAGCAGGAACAGCAGCGCGGCGCGGAGGagccgggcggcggcgggggtCGCGGCGCGGGCCATGGGGTTCAGCTCGGAGGGTCGCTGCGTGCGGCGGGAAGGCGGGCAGGAGGGCTGGCGGAGCGGACTCTGTGGCTCCCCGAGCCGGGCGAAGCCCTTTTATCCCGATCGGACAGGAGCCGGCAGCCCAGGACCAGGGAAATTCCCCGACGCACGCGTCGTTCCCGGTCCGGAAGGAAGGCGCGGCCCCGCGTGCCTCCCGCGTA contains the following coding sequences:
- the LOC118895684 gene encoding growth-regulated protein homolog alpha-like, translated to MARAATPAAARLLRAALLFLLLVAAGRRAAGAPVVTELRCRCLQTLQGIHFKNIQSVEVTPPGPHCGQTEVVATLKTGQEVCLNPEAPMVKKIINKMLNKDSAN